One region of Juglans regia cultivar Chandler chromosome 4, Walnut 2.0, whole genome shotgun sequence genomic DNA includes:
- the LOC109000934 gene encoding peroxidase 19-like isoform X2: MAITHSEVCRLPLQELFVFSNLFSPICFNARNEDRVTWSTSFYYSHGKKLTHPLIINAVFYEGCDASILISSKPGSKMLAEKDAEDNRDLRGEGFETIRKAKALVESRCPGVVSCADILAIAARDYVHLAGGPYYQVKKGRWDGRRSMASSVASNIPRANSTVDQLLKLFSSKGLTLEDLVVLSGAHTMGFAHCDNFVSRLYDYHGTKQPDPAIDPRLLKELRMSCPHSGGNTDIVAPFDVTTPFLFDHAYYGNLASKLGLLASDQALFLDPRTKPLVQTLAKDKHNFFQAFAEAMEKMGSIGVKRGRKHGEKRKDCSMHIS, translated from the exons ATGGCAATAACACATTCTGAAGTGTGCAGATTGCCACTGCAAGagctttttgtattttcaaaccTTTTCTCTCCCATCTGTTTTAATGCAAGGAATGAGGACAGAGTAACATGGTCCACCAGCTTTTACTATTCTCACGGCAAAAAGCTTACTCATCCACTTATTATTAATGCTGTCTTTTATGAG GGCTGTGATGCATCAATACTGATATCATCCAAGCCGGGAAGCAAAATGTTGGCGGAGAAGGATGCAGAGGATAACAGGGACCTAAGAGGGGAGGGATTTGAGACCATTAGGAAGGCCAAAGCTTTAGTGGAGAGCAGGTGCCCTGGTGTTGTATCTTGTGCAGACATTCTAGCAATTGCGGCCAGAGACTATGTGCATTTG GCCGGAGGTCCGTATTACCAAGTGAAAAAAGGAAGGTGGGACGGAAGAAGATCAATGGCATCAAGTGTAGCCTCCAACATCCCACGAGCAAATTCTACAGTGGATCAGCTGCTCAAGCTCTTCAGCTCAAAAGGGCTAACCCTAGAGGATCTGGTGGTCCTCTCGGGTGCACATACAATGGGATTTGCACACTGTGACAACTTTGTGAGCAGGCTGTATGACTATCATGGCACAAAGCAGCCTGACCCAGCCATCGATCCAAGGCTCCTCAAGGAACTGAGAATGTCATGCCCCCATTCTGGTGGCAACACTGACATTGTAGCACCCTTTGATGTTACCACCCCATTCTTGTTCGACCACGCTTACTATGGCAATTTGGCATCTAAACTAGGCTTGCTAGCCTCGGACCAAGCTTTATTTTTGGACCCAAGGACCAAACCACTGGTTCAGACTTTGGCAAAggataaacataattttttccaGGCATTTGCAGAAGCTATGGAGAAAATGGGTTCAATTGGTGTGAAGAGGGGAAGAAAAcatggagagaaaagaaaagactgTAGTATGCATATCTCTTGA
- the LOC109000934 gene encoding peroxidase 19-like isoform X1, which yields MSVSSSSSSSSSSSSVVVFTCLLIICLITLHITMCVAKPKNTTRSPRQLSIDYYAKVCPQLEQLVGSVTSQQFKEEPVSGPATIRLFFHDCFVEGCDASILISSKPGSKMLAEKDAEDNRDLRGEGFETIRKAKALVESRCPGVVSCADILAIAARDYVHLAGGPYYQVKKGRWDGRRSMASSVASNIPRANSTVDQLLKLFSSKGLTLEDLVVLSGAHTMGFAHCDNFVSRLYDYHGTKQPDPAIDPRLLKELRMSCPHSGGNTDIVAPFDVTTPFLFDHAYYGNLASKLGLLASDQALFLDPRTKPLVQTLAKDKHNFFQAFAEAMEKMGSIGVKRGRKHGEKRKDCSMHIS from the exons ATGTctgtctcttcttcttcttcttcttcttcttcttcttcttctgtcgTTGTTTTCACTTGTTTGCTCATCATTTGCTTGATTACCCTCCACATCACAATGTGTGTAGCCAAACCCAAAAATACCACTCGCAGTCCCCGCCAACTCTCCATTGACTATTACGCCAAAGTATGCCCTCAACTTGAGCAGCTCGTTGGGTCCGTCACCAGCCAACAGTTCAAAGAAGAACCAGTTTCTGGGCCTGCTACCATTCGTCTCTTCTTCCATGACTGCTTCGTAGAA GGCTGTGATGCATCAATACTGATATCATCCAAGCCGGGAAGCAAAATGTTGGCGGAGAAGGATGCAGAGGATAACAGGGACCTAAGAGGGGAGGGATTTGAGACCATTAGGAAGGCCAAAGCTTTAGTGGAGAGCAGGTGCCCTGGTGTTGTATCTTGTGCAGACATTCTAGCAATTGCGGCCAGAGACTATGTGCATTTG GCCGGAGGTCCGTATTACCAAGTGAAAAAAGGAAGGTGGGACGGAAGAAGATCAATGGCATCAAGTGTAGCCTCCAACATCCCACGAGCAAATTCTACAGTGGATCAGCTGCTCAAGCTCTTCAGCTCAAAAGGGCTAACCCTAGAGGATCTGGTGGTCCTCTCGGGTGCACATACAATGGGATTTGCACACTGTGACAACTTTGTGAGCAGGCTGTATGACTATCATGGCACAAAGCAGCCTGACCCAGCCATCGATCCAAGGCTCCTCAAGGAACTGAGAATGTCATGCCCCCATTCTGGTGGCAACACTGACATTGTAGCACCCTTTGATGTTACCACCCCATTCTTGTTCGACCACGCTTACTATGGCAATTTGGCATCTAAACTAGGCTTGCTAGCCTCGGACCAAGCTTTATTTTTGGACCCAAGGACCAAACCACTGGTTCAGACTTTGGCAAAggataaacataattttttccaGGCATTTGCAGAAGCTATGGAGAAAATGGGTTCAATTGGTGTGAAGAGGGGAAGAAAAcatggagagaaaagaaaagactgTAGTATGCATATCTCTTGA